The following proteins are encoded in a genomic region of Debaryomyces hansenii CBS767 chromosome G complete sequence:
- a CDS encoding DEHA2G10494p (similar to uniprot|Q01476 Saccharomyces cerevisiae YOR124C UBP2 Ubiquitin-specific protease), which yields MVQSSQDQGQEKLSECSLPPDNNVKEADEINSDTLSNNDSNPGVTRKSNNPFLNADSIETPPPYTYTSINSEELKKYPFKTLNRILDDIHWTIPYKLQCPDINNSSLLNRKAIDYSHELARIASSNSRLTKYEMLILSNALEYSPSIEKIRNEDKNQTLTLIRGLIVNKSDVNHFMLSILENDMGQSASQVIDKHEYHLIPKHLLSQDDLDTLLSKTDIPKFPENLIDDAYFKSLNSPNNHILRVTIFSPEFSNDDLFPLHDQETIKKRYLNEIEKHPDSDLSPETIPTSVHCFKTLVKVLKGPILLPPGQSIKTINVNNSSLNSQLDLQLLFNKLSFKVSENELIPPDVVSNPYLRESYIRKIQEIIYVARIYGSQPNEFSSVYTFSDSLSLVYRTFNEFDKHMCQTFGRNHDSNQLPFCINLSICTFFQDELIIKCFENTIKSDPSNKLYYVDSLKNVINYRTNSTSSSGKLRAYYTNLSQKGELIGFSDYEIALKALGIESGAADSNRIDDDFVIVMYTTSYKNDPKNYAYFNNLLRTIGKVRNSDTIDEFLKKEIIPLNLAIDELNIEELTEDEVVITAYEFKMDDTLTSNGFNTNSNEVTFLNKALLSVAFHRKSYLLMNYIEVKLPNVIGVGANYSFTDSLEILDCELSANDFEIITKFQNKLTNLTDPGDIRVLRLCLKTVAEERKSKILSSFLASGKIDSSLLPAENWPAGLDNIGNTCYLNSLLQYYFCIKPLRDMILAFDERKIDQTKQKNRKIGGRKVEDSEIQRSNQFIYHLRNLFNNMIYTDMRCVQPSKELAYLSFLPLSQPVSFKSENIGVQPEKQDVIDISDNQDEVENSKDSPILVSSESSSTSGEVEMIDEPSIIKSDDDMTSDSIEDISTPDKSNSIHSDRKDDEPRILPISTDQMESTIEVGRQQDVTECIENVTFQIETALEPESLEDDNEQYDMIKKLFSGKTKQTITPLDAQGKERISYERFFSLIINVSDHPKDIYDSLDSYFSEDTVKLEEGLVKKSLTISQLPNVLQFHVQRVMFDREKLMAYKSIEPIPFGENIYLDRYLDTEDEDILRKRSEVFQWKSEIKQLRSQKDELLRIDDTTNLSIMDSLIATKKFLEAKVITHETLSVKAETIVVLQEQIDNLKQKLETIDNDLQSLGEKVSNQFTSYTKVGYSIFAIFIHRGEASYGHYWVYIRDPIKNVFRKYNDETVTEVPASEVFNFVEGNTATPYYIVYVKDELKEEYIEPLKRVINKC from the coding sequence ATGGTACAATCTAGCCAGGATCAAGGTCAGGAGAAACTCCTGGAGTGTTCTTTGCCCCCAGATAATAACGTCAAGGAGGctgatgaaattaatagtGATACGTTGTCCAATAATGATTCCAATCCTGGCGTTACTCGTAAAAGTAATAACCCCTTTTTGAATGCAGATAGTATAGAGACGCCACCTCCTTATACATATACTTCAATTAACTCAGAAGAACTAAAAAAATATCCGTTCAAAACGTTAAATCGTATTTTGGATGATATTCATTGGACAATACCTTACAAGCTACAATGTCCagatattaataattcgaGTCTTTTGAATAGAAAGGCCATTGATTATTCACATGAATTAGCAAGGATTGCGAGTCTGAATTCACGGTTGACGAAATATGAGATGTTGATACTTAGCAATGCGTTGGAATATTCACCCTCGATTGAGAAAATTAGAAATGAGGATAAGAATCAAACATTAACGTTGATAAGAGGGTTGATTGTTAATAAGAGTGATGTCAATCACTTCATGCTCTCGATccttgaaaatgatatgGGTCAATCGGCTTCGCAAGTTATTGATAAGCATGAATATCACTTAATACCAAAGCATCTACTTTCGCAGGATGATTTAGACACTCTTTTAAGCAAGACTGATATCCCCAAATTTcctgaaaatttaatagatGATGCATATTTCAAGAGTCTTAACAGCCCAAATAACCATATACTACGGGTTACTATCTTCTCTCCCGAATTTTCGAATGATGATCTATTTCCATTGCACGATCAGGAAACTATTAAGAAGAGgtatttaaatgaaattgaaaaacatCCAGATTCAGACTTATCTCCAGAAACGATACCAACATCTGTCCATTGCTTTAAGACTTTAGTAAAAGTGTTAAAAGGCCCAATACTTCTTCCACCGGGTCAATCGATAAAGACAATTAATGTCaacaattcttctttaaacTCTCAGCTTGATTTGCAGCTATTGTTTAATAAGCTTTCGTTCAAGGTCAGTGAAAACGAATTGATTCCACCAGATGTGGTATCTAACCCCTACTTGCGTGAATCGTATATTAGGAAGATTCAGGAGATAATTTATGTTGCAAGGATTTATGGATCACAGCCGAATGAATTTAGTTCGGTATATACATTTAGTGATAGTTTATCATTGGTCTATCGAACATTCAATGAGTTTGACAAGCATATGTGTCAGACATTTGGAAGAAATCACGATTCCAATCAATTACCTTTTTGTATTAACCTTAGCATTTGTACATTTTTCCAGGATGAACTAATAATTAAGTGTTTTGAAAACACTATTAAATCAGACCCATCAAACAAGTTGTACTATgttgattcattaaaaaatgTGATTAACTATAGAACAAATCTGACTTCATCGAGTGGAAAATTAAGGGCATATTACACAAATCTTTCTCAAAAGGGTGAATTAATTGGCTTCAGTGATTATGAAATTGCTTTGAAAGCTTTAGGTATCGAATCAGGTGCTGCTGATAGTAACCGAATAGACGACGACTTCGTAATCGTGATGTACACAACATCATATAAAAATGACCCTAAGAATTATGCATACTTTAATAATCTTTTAAGAACGATTGGAAAGGTGAGAAACAGTGATACAATTGACgagtttttgaaaaaggaaATAATTCCTCTAAACTTAGCgattgatgaattgaatatagaaGAACTAACAGAAGATGAAGTGGTAATTACAGCCTATGAATTTAAGATGGATGACACGCTAACCTCCAACGGGTTCAACACTAATTCAAATGAAGTTActttcttgaataaagCCTTGTTATCAGTTGCATTCCATAGAAAGAGTTATTTACTAATGAACTATATTGAAGTTAAGTTGCCAAATGTTATAGGCGTCGGCGCGAATTATTCGTTCACAGATTCGTTAGAGATATTGGATTGTGAATTATCTGCAAACGACTTTGAAATCATAActaaatttcaaaataaactTACCAACTTGACTGATCCTGGCGATATTAGAGTCTTGAGATTGTGTCTTAAGACTGTGGctgaagaaagaaaatcaaaaattttgtCCAGCTTTTTAGCTTCAGGTAAAATAGACTCATCATTGTTACCTGCAGAAAACTGGCCGGCTGGTTTAGACAACATCGGTAATACCtgttatttgaattcattattacaatattatttttgtatAAAACCATTAAGAGATATGATTTTGGCTTTTGACGAACgaaaaattgatcaaaCCAAGCAAAAAAATCGTAAAATTGGTGGTAGAAAGGTAGAAGATTCTGAAATCCAAAGGTCGAACCAATTTATCTACCACTTGagaaatttattcaataacatGATATACACGGATATGAGATGTGTTCAACCTAGCAAAGAATTGGCGTACTTATCATTTTTACCACTATCTCAACCTGTTTCATTCAAATCAGAAAATATAGGGGTTCAACCTGAGAAACAGGATgtaattgatatttctgATAATCAAGATGAGgttgaaaattcaaaagattcTCCAATATTGGTTTCATCTGAATCTTCCAGTACTTCGGGTGAAGTAGAAATGATTGATGAGCCATCAATCATTAAAAGTGATGACGATATGACATCGGATTCCATAGAAGACATTTCTACACCAGATAAATCGAATTCGATTCACTCTGATAGGAAGGACGATGAACCAAGGATTTTGCCTATAAGTACTGATCAGATGGAAAGTACAATTGAAGTCGGTAGACAACAAGACGTTACCGAATGCATTGAGAATGTTAcatttcaaattgaaactGCATTGGAACCAGAATCTTTAGAAGACGACAATGAACAGTATGATatgatcaagaaattattcaGCGGTAAAACAAAGCAAACTATAACTCCTTTGGATGCTCAGGGGAAGGAAAGAATATCATATGAAAGATTTTTCAGTTTGATAATTAACGTAAGTGACCATCCGAAGGATATTTACGATTCCTTAGATAGTTATTTTAGTGAGGATACTGttaaattagaagaaggCCTCGTTAAGAAATCCCTCACCATTAGTCAACTACCAAACGTTCTTCAATTCCATGTACAAAGAGTGATGTTTGACAGGGAAAAACTCATGGCTTACAAATCGATCGAACCAATTCCGTTTGGCGAAAACATCTATCTTGATCGTTACTTGGATACCGAGGACGAAGATATTTTAAGAAAGAGAAGTGAGGTTTTCCAATGGAAGTCTGAAATCAAACAGTTAAGATCTCAGAAGGATGAACTTTTACGTATTGATGACACCAcgaatttatcaattatgGATTCATTAATAGCCACTAAAAAATTCTTAGAGGCAAAAGTGATCACTCACGAAACATTAAGCGTTAAAGCTGAAACAATAGTTGTTCTCCAAGAGCAAATTGACAATTTAAAGCAAAAATTAGAAACtatagataatgatttgCAAAGTTTAGGTGAAAAAGTCTCCAACCAATTTACGTCATATACCAAAGTTGGCTACTCTATCTTCGctattttcattcataGAGGTGAAGCAAGCTATGGCCATTATTGGGTTTACATTAGAGACCCCATTAAGAACGTCTTTAGAAAGTACAATGACGAAACTGTAACTGAAGTGCCGGCATCTGAAGTATTCAACTTCGTAGAGGGGAATACTGCCACTccttattatattgtttacGTCAAGGATGAATTGAAGGAGGAATATATCGAGCCTCTTAAGAGAGTGATCAATAAATGCTAG
- a CDS encoding DEHA2G10516p (highly similar to uniprot|P32839 Saccharomyces cerevisiae YDR375C BCS1 Protein of the mitochondrial inner membrane that functions as an ATP-dependent chaperone) translates to MAQQQATFDLDKIKENSDGSMSGIAKSAFNEVVVNNPYFAAGGGLMLLGTSLALARKGITASSGFIYRQLLVDLEIPSKDKSYLWFLEWMSQYKHRTSRHLSVETNYIQHDNGAVTTKFSLVPGPGKHLIKYQGAYMLVSRERSGKLLDMTNGSPFETVTLTTLYRDKNLFHDLLGEAKKLALKVREGKTVLFTSWGPEWRPFGQPRKKRMLGSVILDQGIGESILDDVKDFLTSGDWYHKRGIPYRRGYLLYGPPGSGKTSFIQAIAGELDYNICILNLSENNLTDDRLNHLMNHIPERSILLLEDVDAAFNKREQSDDGGYTSGVTFSGLLNALDGVASAEECITFMTTNHPERLDAALLRPGRIDFKVMIDNATEHQVKKMFLRFYEDEVDLCDQFLEKYRQLDMKNISTAQLQGLFVYNKRNPHNAIKMIDTLKNPNTVF, encoded by the coding sequence ATGGCACAGCAACAAGCTACGTTTGATTTggataaaatcaaagaaaattcCGATGGGTCAATGTCAGGTATTGCGAAACTGGCGTTCAACGAAGTTGTGGTGAACAATCCATATTTTGCCGCCGGTGGTGGATTGATGTTGTTAGGGACATCATTGGCGCTTGCACGTAAAGGTATAACGGCGTCATCTGGATTTATTTACCGTCAGTTGTTAGTTGATTTGGAGATTCCGTCGAAAGACAAGTCATACTTGTGGTTTTTGGAATGGATGTCCCAATATAAGCATAGAACTTCCAGACACTTATCAGTGGAAACAAACTATATTCAGCACGATAATGGGGCTGTTACGACGAAATTCTCGTTGGTTCCTGGTCCCGGAAAGCACTTAATCAAATATCAGGGTGCGTATATGTTGGTTAGTAGAGAAAGATCGGGAAAGCTATTGGATATGACCAACGGGAGTCCATTTGAAACCGTCACGTTGACTACATTATACAGAGATAAGAACTTATTCCACGATTTATTGGGCGAGGCCAAGAAATTGGCGTTGAAGGTTCGCGAGGGTAAAACGGTATTGTTTACGTCGTGGGGCCCAGAATGGAGGCCGTTTGGACAGCctagaaagaaaagaatgTTGGGATCGGTTATCCTTGACCAAGGAATCGGCGAATCCATCCTTGATGACGTGAAGGACTTTTTAACTAGTGGTGATTGGTATCACAAAAGAGGTATTCCTTACAGAAGAGGATATTTATTGTACGGACCACCGGGTAGTGGTAAGACGTCGTTCATTCAAGCAATAGCGGGTGAATTAGACtataatatatgtattCTTAATTTGTCAGAAAACAATTTGACCGATGATAGACTTAACCATTTAATGAACCATATTCCTGAACGGTCGATATTGTTATTGGAAGACGTTGACGCTGCATTCAACAAAAGAGAACAGTCGGACGATGGCGGCTATACCTCAGGGGTGACATTCTCTGGCTTATTAAACGCATTGGATGGTGTTGCCAGTGCCGAAGAATGTATAACTTTTATGACAACAAATCATCCCGAACGCTTAGACGCGGCTCTTTTAAGACCAGGAAGAATCGATTTCAAAGTAATGATTGACAATGCCACCGAACACCAGGTCAAGAAAATGTTCTTGAGATTCTATGAAGACGAAGTCGACTTATGCGACCAATTCTTGGAAAAGTATAGACAATTGGACATGAAAAATATCAGTACTGCCCAATTACAGGGGTTGTTTGTGTATAATAAAAGAAACCCCCACAATGCTATCAAAATGATTGATACATTAAAAAACCCCAACACTGTATTTTAA
- a CDS encoding DEHA2G10538p (no similarity), whose product MVSTNKASYPKSTFKKVLNSKTKYKFKNDESDLLIYLLYVDYVNKLMNKGRDIQERAGSAEISTNHLELANNELSKHYRG is encoded by the coding sequence ATGGTTTCTACAAACAAGGCATCATATCCTAAGTCGACGTTTAAGAAGGTTTTAAATTCTAAGACAAAATACAAATTTAAGAACGATGAAAGTGACTTATTGATCTATTTACTTTATGTGGATTATGTCAACAAACTAATGAACAAAGGCCGTGATATACAAGAAAGAGCCGGTAGTGCAGAGATCTCCACAAACCATTTGGAATTGGCTAACAATGAGTTACTGAAACACTACAGAGGCTAG
- a CDS encoding DEHA2G10560p (weakly similar to uniprot|P20134 Saccharomyces cerevisiae YOR140W SFL1 Transcription factor with domains homologous to Hsf1p and to myc oncoprotein) yields the protein MMTDNKSDSDSIEIHSAKEMTNIPRTSSTPTPVVGIPGGTKPQTIFIHKLYDMLEDGNISHLIWWTENSESFGLLPGEEFSKVLAQYFKHTNIASFIRQLNMYGFHKVNDAGQSENGGDNNVARWEFRHSANHFRKGDIESLKLIKRRSSKNINHTREAAKTAGGTEDDIHEAVNEDDTKGIHTGDQHDVRAHEQQQHYHQTLQLQQQDQIPQPPSAIQHHHLTQIDGAPSPSVLPPLSKSPQIYKLSSDKSLETRLNEATSNLGTLRHEHHQLQTQFDLVFNEQKKSQFDLIQLVEIMQRHAVKSEDDKKLDYELTNFKQVLLNKFNNLHVLLSQAQGHQTPTIHPQHSSHAHPSMKPQYNSSHLHYSYSQSSADSNTDSSNIETQKLSKNGSKQPVSDGPMAKDVQPPYTYAEKFLEKNNIPTSLHSPHTSEVRRGYQQYPFPNMNSDPRASAPSTPDQFGQSVPPRVSLPSTNTYEQRPQSIPTPNSSLSLSRSALSNSSVSSGSSYSSNISVETPPKLVPLPSVSELDKSIKNGGGGLPLYRMLNSYGPMKRKNSTEEETRKRQA from the coding sequence ATGATGACGGATAATAAATCAGACAGTGACTCGATAGAGATCCATCTGGCAAAGGAGATGACAAATATTCCACGGACTTCCAGCACCCCTACGCCGGTGGTGGGTATACCCGGCGGCACCAAACCGCAGACTATATTTATCCATAAGCTATACGATATGTTGGAGGACGGCAATATTTCACACCTCATTTGGTGGACCGAGAATAGTGAATCGTTTGGTTTGTTGCCGGGAGAAGAATTTTCCAAGGTTTTGGCGCAGTATTTCAAGCATACGAACATCGCATCGTTCATCAGACAGTTGAACATGTACGGATTCCACAAGGTGAACGATGCGGGACAAAGTGAGAACGGGGGCGATAATAACGTTGCCAGATGGGAGTTCCGCCATCTGGCGAACCATTTTCGCAAAGGGGACATCGAGAGcttgaaattgatcaaaCGCAGGTCATCGAAGAACATCAACCACACAAGAGAAGCGGCCAAGACGGCTGGGGGCACGGAGGACGATATTCACGAAGCGGTGAACGAAGACGACACTAAGGGAATACATACAGGCGACCAGCACGATGTGAGGGCTCACGAACAACAGCAGCACTACCATCAAACGTTACAGCTCCAGCAGCAAGACCAGATACCGCAACCCCCAAGTGCCATACAACATCACCATCTTACACAAATAGACGGGGCCCCGTCCCCCAGCGTGCTACCTCCGCTCTCGAAACTGCCCCAGATATATAAGCTATCGAGCGATAAGTCGCTCGAGACCCGTCTAAATGAAGCCACCAGTAATTTGGGTACGCTAAGACACGAACACCACCAGTTGCAAACACAGTTCGACTTGGTGTTCAATGAACAGAAAAAAAGccaatttgatttaatCCAATTGGTAGAGATCATGCAGCGCCATGCTGTGAAGAGTGAAGACGATAAGAAATTAGATTACgaattaacaaattttaaACAAGTCTTATTaaacaaattcaacaacTTGCATGTGCTTCTTTCCCAAGCACAAGGTCACCAGACGCCAACCATACATCCACAACATCTGTCGCATGCTCATCCCTCGATGAAGCCTCAATATAATTCATCCCATTTGCATTACTCATACAGTCAGTCCAGTGCTGATTCCAATACTGATTCGTCCAATATTGAAACCCAAAAATTGTCGAAAAATGGCTCCAAACAGCCCGTTTCTGACGGCCCTATGGCCAAGGATGTACAACCTCCATATACATACGCAGAGAAGTTTTTGGAAAAAAATAACATTCCGACTTCTTTGCATTCACCCCACACGTCTGAAGTGAGAAGAGGCTATCAACAGTATCCGTTTCCCAATATGAACTCTGACCCACGGGCAAGCGCTCCTTCGACGCCCGACCAATTCGGTCAGTCTGTGCCCCCAAGAGTCTCATTGCCATCCACCAACACGTATGAGCAGCGCCCACAATCGATCCCTACTCCAAACTCGTCGCTATCGTTATCGCGACTGGCGTTATCGAATTCCTCGGTCTCGTCAGGATCGTCATACTCGAGTAACATATCTGTTGAAACACCTCCCAAGTTGGTTCCATTGCCCTCGGTATCTGAATTGGATAAACTGATAAAAAATGGTGGTGGTGGATTGCCCCTTTATAGAATGCTCAATTCGTATGGACCCATGAAGAGAAAAAACTCTACAGAGGAAGAAACCCGAAAAAGACAAGCTTAG